In one Nomascus leucogenys isolate Asia chromosome 13, Asia_NLE_v1, whole genome shotgun sequence genomic region, the following are encoded:
- the NKAIN4 gene encoding sodium/potassium-transporting ATPase subunit beta-1-interacting protein 4 isoform X2, whose amino-acid sequence MGSCSGRCALIALCAFQLVTALERQVFDFLGYQWAPILANFIHIIVVILGLFGTIQYRPRCVMVYTVWAAVWVTWNIFIICFYLEVGGLLQDSELLTFSLSRHRSWWREHWPGCLHEEVPAVGLGAPHGQALGSRAGCALEPSYVEALHSGLQILIALLGFVCGCYVVSVFTEEEDSFDFIGGFDPFPLYHVNEKPSSLLSKQAYLPA is encoded by the exons GTCACCGCCCTGGAGAGGCAGGTGTTTGACTTCCTGGGCTACCAGTGGGcacccatcctggccaacttcaTCCACATCATCGTCGTCATCCTGGGACTCTTCGGCACCATCCAATACCGGCCGCGCTGCGTCATGGTG TACACGGTGTGGGCAGCCGTCTGGGTCACCTGGAACATCTTCATCATCTGCTTCTACCTGGAAGTCGGTGGCCTCTTACAG GACAGCGAGCTACTGACCTTCAGCCTCTCCCGGCATCGCTCCTGGTGGCGTGAGCACTGGCCGGGCTGTCTGCACGAGGAGGTGCCGGCAGTGGGCCTCGGGGCCCCCCATGGCCAGGCCCTGGGGTCACGTGCTGGCTGTGCCCTGGAGCCCAGCTATGTGGAGGCTCTACACAGCGGCCTGCAGATCCTGATTGCG CTTCTGGGCTTTGTCTGTGGCTGCTATGTGGTCAGCGTGTTTACGGAGGAAGAGGACAGCT TTGATTTCATTGGTGGATTTGATCCATTTCCTCTCTACCATGTCAATGAAAAGCCATCCAGCCTCTTGTCCAAGCAGGCGTACTT GCCTGCGTAA
- the NKAIN4 gene encoding sodium/potassium-transporting ATPase subunit beta-1-interacting protein 4 isoform X5: MVYTVWAAVWVTWNIFIICFYLEVGGLLQDSELLTFSLSRHRSWWREHWPGCLHEEVPAVGLGAPHGQALGSRAGCALEPSYVEALHSGLQILIAPQGGGECIFLTNTSMCVPPVPSAVPSPCQSWEVDRAWGLASKKPLSLVGNLECAPGKAGAT, from the exons ATGGTG TACACGGTGTGGGCAGCCGTCTGGGTCACCTGGAACATCTTCATCATCTGCTTCTACCTGGAAGTCGGTGGCCTCTTACAG GACAGCGAGCTACTGACCTTCAGCCTCTCCCGGCATCGCTCCTGGTGGCGTGAGCACTGGCCGGGCTGTCTGCACGAGGAGGTGCCGGCAGTGGGCCTCGGGGCCCCCCATGGCCAGGCCCTGGGGTCACGTGCTGGCTGTGCCCTGGAGCCCAGCTATGTGGAGGCTCTACACAGCGGCCTGCAGATCCTGATTGCG CCCCAAGGAGGAGGGGAATGCATCTTCCTGACAAACACATCCATGTGTGTCCCGCCTGTTCCCTCGGCTGTCCCGAGCCCATGCCAGTCATGGGAAGTGGACAGAGCCTGGGGCTTGGCTAGCAAGAAGCCCCTCAGCCTTGTCGGGAACCTGGAGTGTGCACCTGGCAAGGCTGGCGCCACGTGA
- the NKAIN4 gene encoding sodium/potassium-transporting ATPase subunit beta-1-interacting protein 4 isoform X1 yields MGSCSGRCALIALCAFQLVTALERQVFDFLGYQWAPILANFIHIIVVILGLFGTIQYRPRCVMVYTVWAAVWVTWNIFIICFYLEVGGLLQDSELLTFSLSRHRSWWREHWPGCLHEEVPAVGLGAPHGQALGSRAGCALEPSYVEALHSGLQILIAPQGGGECIFLTNTSMCVPPVPSAVPSPCQSWEVDRAWGLASKKPLSLVGNLECAPGKAGAT; encoded by the exons GTCACCGCCCTGGAGAGGCAGGTGTTTGACTTCCTGGGCTACCAGTGGGcacccatcctggccaacttcaTCCACATCATCGTCGTCATCCTGGGACTCTTCGGCACCATCCAATACCGGCCGCGCTGCGTCATGGTG TACACGGTGTGGGCAGCCGTCTGGGTCACCTGGAACATCTTCATCATCTGCTTCTACCTGGAAGTCGGTGGCCTCTTACAG GACAGCGAGCTACTGACCTTCAGCCTCTCCCGGCATCGCTCCTGGTGGCGTGAGCACTGGCCGGGCTGTCTGCACGAGGAGGTGCCGGCAGTGGGCCTCGGGGCCCCCCATGGCCAGGCCCTGGGGTCACGTGCTGGCTGTGCCCTGGAGCCCAGCTATGTGGAGGCTCTACACAGCGGCCTGCAGATCCTGATTGCG CCCCAAGGAGGAGGGGAATGCATCTTCCTGACAAACACATCCATGTGTGTCCCGCCTGTTCCCTCGGCTGTCCCGAGCCCATGCCAGTCATGGGAAGTGGACAGAGCCTGGGGCTTGGCTAGCAAGAAGCCCCTCAGCCTTGTCGGGAACCTGGAGTGTGCACCTGGCAAGGCTGGCGCCACGTGA
- the NKAIN4 gene encoding sodium/potassium-transporting ATPase subunit beta-1-interacting protein 4 isoform X4 has protein sequence MGSCSGRCALIALCAFQLVTALERQVFDFLGYQWAPILANFIHIIVVILGLFGTIQYRPRCVMVYTVWAAVWVTWNIFIICFYLEVGGLLQDSELLTFSLSRHRSWWREHWPGCLHEEVPAVGLGAPHGQALGSRAGCALEPSYVEALHSGLQILIALLGFVCGCYVVSVFTEEEDSCLRK, from the exons GTCACCGCCCTGGAGAGGCAGGTGTTTGACTTCCTGGGCTACCAGTGGGcacccatcctggccaacttcaTCCACATCATCGTCGTCATCCTGGGACTCTTCGGCACCATCCAATACCGGCCGCGCTGCGTCATGGTG TACACGGTGTGGGCAGCCGTCTGGGTCACCTGGAACATCTTCATCATCTGCTTCTACCTGGAAGTCGGTGGCCTCTTACAG GACAGCGAGCTACTGACCTTCAGCCTCTCCCGGCATCGCTCCTGGTGGCGTGAGCACTGGCCGGGCTGTCTGCACGAGGAGGTGCCGGCAGTGGGCCTCGGGGCCCCCCATGGCCAGGCCCTGGGGTCACGTGCTGGCTGTGCCCTGGAGCCCAGCTATGTGGAGGCTCTACACAGCGGCCTGCAGATCCTGATTGCG CTTCTGGGCTTTGTCTGTGGCTGCTATGTGGTCAGCGTGTTTACGGAGGAAGAGGACAGCT GCCTGCGTAAGTGA
- the NKAIN4 gene encoding sodium/potassium-transporting ATPase subunit beta-1-interacting protein 4 isoform X6 — translation MVYTVWAAVWVTWNIFIICFYLEVGGLLQDSELLTFSLSRHRSWWREHWPGCLHEEVPAVGLGAPHGQALGSRAGCALEPSYVEALHSGLQILIALLGFVCGCYVVSVFTEEEDSFDFIGGFDPFPLYHVNEKPSSLLSKQAYLPA, via the exons ATGGTG TACACGGTGTGGGCAGCCGTCTGGGTCACCTGGAACATCTTCATCATCTGCTTCTACCTGGAAGTCGGTGGCCTCTTACAG GACAGCGAGCTACTGACCTTCAGCCTCTCCCGGCATCGCTCCTGGTGGCGTGAGCACTGGCCGGGCTGTCTGCACGAGGAGGTGCCGGCAGTGGGCCTCGGGGCCCCCCATGGCCAGGCCCTGGGGTCACGTGCTGGCTGTGCCCTGGAGCCCAGCTATGTGGAGGCTCTACACAGCGGCCTGCAGATCCTGATTGCG CTTCTGGGCTTTGTCTGTGGCTGCTATGTGGTCAGCGTGTTTACGGAGGAAGAGGACAGCT TTGATTTCATTGGTGGATTTGATCCATTTCCTCTCTACCATGTCAATGAAAAGCCATCCAGCCTCTTGTCCAAGCAGGCGTACTT GCCTGCGTAA
- the NKAIN4 gene encoding sodium/potassium-transporting ATPase subunit beta-1-interacting protein 4 isoform X3 has product MGSCSGRCALIALCAFQLVTALERQVFDFLGYQWAPILANFIHIIVVILGLFGTIQYRPRCVMVYTVWAAVWVTWNIFIICFYLEVGGLLQDSELLTFSLSRHRSWWREHWPGCLHEEVPAVGLGAPHGQALGSRAGCALEPSYVEALHSGLQILIALLGFVCGCYVVSVFTEEEDSFDFIGGFDPFPLYHVNEKPSSLLSKPA; this is encoded by the exons GTCACCGCCCTGGAGAGGCAGGTGTTTGACTTCCTGGGCTACCAGTGGGcacccatcctggccaacttcaTCCACATCATCGTCGTCATCCTGGGACTCTTCGGCACCATCCAATACCGGCCGCGCTGCGTCATGGTG TACACGGTGTGGGCAGCCGTCTGGGTCACCTGGAACATCTTCATCATCTGCTTCTACCTGGAAGTCGGTGGCCTCTTACAG GACAGCGAGCTACTGACCTTCAGCCTCTCCCGGCATCGCTCCTGGTGGCGTGAGCACTGGCCGGGCTGTCTGCACGAGGAGGTGCCGGCAGTGGGCCTCGGGGCCCCCCATGGCCAGGCCCTGGGGTCACGTGCTGGCTGTGCCCTGGAGCCCAGCTATGTGGAGGCTCTACACAGCGGCCTGCAGATCCTGATTGCG CTTCTGGGCTTTGTCTGTGGCTGCTATGTGGTCAGCGTGTTTACGGAGGAAGAGGACAGCT TTGATTTCATTGGTGGATTTGATCCATTTCCTCTCTACCATGTCAATGAAAAGCCATCCAGCCTCTTGTCCAA GCCTGCGTAA
- the NKAIN4 gene encoding sodium/potassium-transporting ATPase subunit beta-1-interacting protein 4 isoform X7, with protein sequence MVYTVWAAVWVTWNIFIICFYLEVGGLLQDSELLTFSLSRHRSWWREHWPGCLHEEVPAVGLGAPHGQALGSRAGCALEPSYVEALHSGLQILIALLGFVCGCYVVSVFTEEEDSCLRK encoded by the exons ATGGTG TACACGGTGTGGGCAGCCGTCTGGGTCACCTGGAACATCTTCATCATCTGCTTCTACCTGGAAGTCGGTGGCCTCTTACAG GACAGCGAGCTACTGACCTTCAGCCTCTCCCGGCATCGCTCCTGGTGGCGTGAGCACTGGCCGGGCTGTCTGCACGAGGAGGTGCCGGCAGTGGGCCTCGGGGCCCCCCATGGCCAGGCCCTGGGGTCACGTGCTGGCTGTGCCCTGGAGCCCAGCTATGTGGAGGCTCTACACAGCGGCCTGCAGATCCTGATTGCG CTTCTGGGCTTTGTCTGTGGCTGCTATGTGGTCAGCGTGTTTACGGAGGAAGAGGACAGCT GCCTGCGTAAGTGA